In Candidatus Sedimenticola sp. (ex Thyasira tokunagai), the following proteins share a genomic window:
- a CDS encoding sugar nucleotide-binding protein has product MVDTVVIGAGGVIGSALMVSLSNQGREVIGTFREEVPGPALHLDLADESHNWQLPATIEHAVICAGITDVMRCQHEPRGTWDINVESTCRLIELLHKRGAQLLYLSSNQVFSGERQNVGVNHPTDPSCEYGRQKVAVERFLARSGQNHQILRLGKVVDGPMKIIGDWSRMGEEGCVITPFQDFNLSPIPLNLVISVISDLLACREFGIFHLTAKDEISYLHLARYWARQHPSVKVKGVIAADSPELRFFSRRYASLDCGRLVDVLGMEIPVSQTLLSEMSGSTDNL; this is encoded by the coding sequence ATGGTTGATACGGTTGTTATCGGTGCAGGTGGAGTCATAGGCAGTGCCCTGATGGTGAGCCTGTCAAACCAGGGCAGAGAGGTTATTGGGACCTTTCGCGAGGAGGTTCCAGGCCCGGCACTCCACCTTGATCTCGCTGATGAATCCCATAATTGGCAGTTACCCGCTACTATTGAACACGCGGTGATTTGTGCAGGCATCACGGATGTGATGCGGTGTCAGCATGAGCCCCGGGGTACCTGGGATATCAATGTCGAAAGTACCTGCCGGCTGATCGAACTGTTGCATAAGCGTGGGGCACAACTGCTCTATCTCTCTTCCAACCAGGTGTTCAGTGGTGAGAGACAAAATGTCGGGGTCAATCATCCCACTGATCCCAGCTGTGAATATGGTCGTCAAAAGGTGGCCGTGGAGAGGTTTCTGGCCCGGAGTGGCCAAAATCACCAGATACTGCGCCTCGGTAAAGTGGTGGATGGTCCCATGAAGATTATTGGCGACTGGAGCAGAATGGGTGAGGAGGGTTGTGTTATTACTCCCTTTCAAGATTTTAATCTTTCTCCGATCCCCTTGAATCTGGTTATCTCAGTGATCAGTGATCTACTTGCATGCAGGGAATTTGGCATCTTTCACCTCACTGCAAAGGATGAGATCAGTTACTTGCACCTTGCTCGCTACTGGGCCAGGCAGCATCCGAGTGTGAAAGTGAAAGGTGTCATTGCAGCAGATAGTCCTGAGCTCCGGTTTTTCTCCCGTCGATATGCCTCGCTGGATTGTGGTCGGCTGGTCGATGTTTTGGGTATGGAAATACCGGTCTCGCAAACACTGCTTTCCGAGATGAGTGGCAGTACTGATAATCTGTGA
- a CDS encoding radical SAM protein, giving the protein MSKLYSHLKFLAFPEQLQALSNQQVVAPVHIRIKPTNNCNHDCWYCAYHVDDLALGKEMDQHDSIPAEKMFEIVDDLVVMGVKAVTFSGGGEPLIYKPLPQVIERLAAGGVKIACLTNGSNLKGEVADAFATHGTWIRISLDGYDEASYSKARGVPEGSFAKLMANMSSFSSRHSGCVLGAAYIIDQQNHQGIYDVCSRLKDAGANHVKLSGVIVGNSVEENNVYHETIKEATWRQIEQARRLEDESFTLIDAYHDMDDRGWSKPYTNCPHLLFRPVIGADCGVYTCHDKAYTKEGMLGSIKETSFREFWMSEENRKQLYDFDPSISCHHHCVAHSSNLVLQEYLELNSEHMFFV; this is encoded by the coding sequence ATGAGCAAGCTCTACAGCCATCTCAAGTTCCTCGCTTTTCCCGAGCAGTTGCAAGCGCTTTCAAATCAGCAGGTTGTGGCACCGGTACACATCCGCATTAAGCCAACCAATAACTGTAATCACGATTGCTGGTACTGTGCCTACCATGTGGATGATCTGGCGCTCGGCAAGGAGATGGATCAGCATGACAGCATCCCTGCGGAGAAGATGTTTGAGATCGTCGACGACCTCGTTGTAATGGGGGTCAAGGCGGTGACCTTCTCTGGTGGTGGTGAGCCGTTGATCTACAAGCCGCTGCCACAGGTGATAGAGCGGTTGGCAGCCGGCGGAGTAAAGATCGCCTGCCTTACCAACGGTTCAAACCTGAAGGGGGAGGTTGCTGATGCATTTGCCACCCACGGTACCTGGATACGTATCTCACTAGACGGCTATGATGAGGCAAGTTATAGCAAAGCCCGCGGGGTTCCTGAGGGTAGTTTTGCTAAGCTGATGGCCAATATGAGTTCCTTCTCATCACGGCACAGTGGCTGTGTGCTGGGTGCCGCCTATATCATAGACCAGCAGAATCATCAGGGGATCTATGATGTATGCAGTCGGCTAAAAGATGCCGGTGCCAACCATGTCAAACTCTCAGGGGTAATCGTCGGTAACAGTGTGGAGGAGAACAACGTCTACCACGAGACGATAAAAGAGGCGACCTGGAGGCAGATCGAACAGGCTCGCAGGCTGGAAGATGAGAGTTTTACCCTGATCGATGCCTACCACGATATGGATGATCGCGGCTGGAGTAAGCCCTATACCAACTGCCCACACCTGCTCTTTCGTCCAGTTATTGGTGCTGACTGCGGTGTCTATACCTGTCATGACAAGGCCTATACCAAGGAAGGGATGTTAGGTTCCATCAAAGAGACGAGTTTCAGGGAGTTCTGGATGTCGGAGGAGAATCGTAAGCAGCTCTACGACTTTGATCCCTCCATCTCCTGTCACCACCACTGTGTGGCCCATAGTAGTAATCTGGTACTCCAAGAATATTTGGAGCTAAATTCCGAACATATGTTTTTTGTCTGA
- a CDS encoding aminoglycoside phosphotransferase family protein codes for MSCSVIDVARQLLGDASITFADTHSGGNSRLVKLVSSQGRSYAMKQYPDEGELGWRRLDREQAAFTFFADNGFHAVPRQLAVDRQHRLTLVEWVEGHRPATTDSSSVDAMVAFLSQLHHLRDHKTVAKLGDATDAVFSLDDLLGQLQRRIDTFEEAAAEYPLLQHYLQSSLIPAVATVVEWVGDRARKVGVDHAHVLEQDYRTLSPSDFGSHNMLKTPSGYSFIDFEYFGWDDPAKLIGDFVWRPEPKVDAVMKQCFADALLSLYGDDPMLESRYHLYGPLLGLCWGLIVLNPLRREWAQARGIAIEKQRAMVVTCIDKSKMLVSRVSETVGADTYALNL; via the coding sequence ATGAGCTGTTCGGTCATTGATGTCGCCCGGCAACTTCTAGGCGATGCCTCCATCACCTTTGCTGATACACATAGCGGTGGTAACAGCCGCCTTGTGAAGCTGGTGTCGTCACAGGGGCGCAGTTATGCCATGAAGCAGTATCCTGATGAGGGTGAGTTGGGCTGGAGGCGGCTTGATCGTGAGCAGGCGGCGTTCACATTTTTTGCCGACAACGGCTTCCATGCAGTCCCGCGGCAACTGGCTGTCGACAGGCAGCATCGCTTGACTCTTGTTGAATGGGTAGAGGGGCATCGGCCGGCTACCACCGACTCATCCTCCGTGGACGCCATGGTTGCATTTCTTTCACAGCTTCACCACTTACGTGATCATAAAACGGTAGCCAAACTTGGGGATGCAACGGATGCCGTTTTCTCTCTTGATGATCTACTTGGGCAGTTGCAGCGGCGGATCGATACTTTTGAGGAGGCCGCCGCTGAGTACCCACTTCTGCAGCACTATCTGCAGTCGTCATTGATACCTGCAGTAGCAACTGTGGTGGAGTGGGTCGGTGATAGAGCGCGGAAAGTAGGAGTGGATCATGCTCATGTGCTTGAGCAGGACTACCGTACTCTCAGCCCGTCCGACTTCGGTAGTCACAACATGCTGAAAACGCCCTCAGGCTACAGCTTTATCGACTTTGAATACTTTGGTTGGGACGATCCGGCAAAGCTGATCGGCGATTTCGTCTGGCGTCCCGAACCGAAAGTTGATGCAGTAATGAAGCAGTGCTTTGCCGATGCACTGCTGTCGCTCTATGGAGATGACCCTATGCTAGAGAGTCGGTATCATCTCTATGGTCCACTGTTGGGACTCTGCTGGGGGCTGATCGTACTCAATCCCCTGCGTCGTGAGTGGGCGCAGGCGAGGGGGATAGCAATAGAAAAACAGCGGGCGATGGTGGTGACATGTATCGACAAGTCAAAGATGCTGGTGTCACGGGTTAGCGAAACAGTAGGAGCGGATACTTATGCCCTCAATCTCTGA
- a CDS encoding transketolase: MDRRSRDLRRRVVDAIAGERRGHLGPACSLIEIVRTLYDEYLHFRPDEPNWPLRDRAILSKGHGCLALYAILADKGFFPLADLPTFCAPESYLGGHPEAEKIPGVEASTGALGHGLSIGVGMALAARLGGGDHRVVVVTGDGELNEGSVWEAAMSAAKHQLDNLTLLVDYNKLQSYGPVHEVLGLEPLLDKWRAFGFGVAEVNGHSVDDLRRLYASLPLESGRPSAIICHTVKGKGIGYAESAPEWHHKARISDDELAALYQAIEEAP; encoded by the coding sequence CTGGATCGTCGTTCCCGCGATCTGCGCCGCCGTGTGGTCGATGCCATTGCAGGCGAGCGTCGCGGCCACTTGGGCCCCGCCTGTTCTCTGATAGAGATAGTGCGCACCCTCTATGATGAGTACCTCCACTTCCGTCCAGATGAGCCCAACTGGCCGTTGCGTGACCGCGCAATTCTAAGCAAGGGGCACGGTTGCCTTGCGCTCTACGCTATCCTGGCGGACAAGGGTTTCTTTCCGCTTGCCGATCTTCCCACTTTTTGCGCACCGGAGAGTTACCTGGGAGGGCATCCTGAGGCGGAGAAGATTCCGGGGGTCGAGGCCTCTACCGGTGCACTTGGTCACGGCCTCTCGATCGGTGTCGGCATGGCACTGGCGGCGCGGCTGGGCGGCGGCGATCACCGGGTGGTGGTGGTTACTGGTGACGGTGAATTGAATGAAGGTTCGGTATGGGAGGCGGCGATGTCGGCGGCCAAGCATCAACTCGACAACCTCACCCTGCTGGTTGATTACAATAAACTGCAGTCTTATGGGCCGGTCCACGAGGTGCTGGGGCTGGAACCTCTGCTCGACAAGTGGCGCGCCTTCGGTTTTGGTGTCGCCGAGGTCAATGGGCATAGTGTCGATGACCTCCGCAGGCTCTACGCATCGCTGCCCCTGGAATCCGGCCGTCCCAGTGCCATCATCTGCCATACCGTTAAGGGTAAGGGTATCGGTTATGCCGAGTCGGCACCGGAGTGGCACCATAAAGCGCGTATCAGTGATGATGAACTCGCGGCGCTCTACCAGGCTATCGAGGAGGCACCATGA
- a CDS encoding SIS domain-containing protein, translating into MSYQEHIDTLYQLLTEAEATDGIRGSLTADQGFEHGIQLIGDTASAGGKVMIIGNGGSAAIAGHLAIDLVRNGGVAAMTFNEAASLTCMGNDFGYEQIFSRQLAMHASVGDLLIAISSSGQSVNILNAVAEGRARNCRIITLSGFDCDNPLRQMGDLNFYIASDHYGRVELSHMALCHAFLDLSGGWWQDDADRP; encoded by the coding sequence GTGAGTTACCAGGAGCATATCGATACCCTTTATCAATTGCTGACAGAGGCGGAGGCCACCGATGGTATTCGTGGTTCATTGACGGCCGACCAGGGATTTGAGCACGGTATCCAGCTGATTGGTGATACGGCTTCCGCAGGTGGCAAGGTGATGATCATCGGCAATGGGGGCAGTGCCGCTATTGCCGGCCACCTGGCGATTGATCTTGTACGCAACGGTGGTGTGGCGGCAATGACCTTTAATGAGGCCGCTTCTCTTACTTGCATGGGCAATGATTTTGGCTATGAGCAGATTTTCAGCCGGCAGTTGGCGATGCACGCCTCAGTGGGTGACCTGCTGATCGCCATCAGCAGTTCCGGTCAATCTGTCAACATCCTCAATGCGGTGGCAGAGGGGAGAGCGCGTAACTGCCGGATCATCACCCTGAGTGGTTTTGATTGCGACAATCCGTTGAGGCAGATGGGCGACCTTAACTTCTATATCGCCTCTGACCATTATGGGCGTGTCGAGCTCTCTCATATGGCGCTGTGTCACGCCTTTCTCGATCTCTCCGGTGGCTGGTGGCAGGACGATGCGGATCGGCCTTGA
- a CDS encoding radical SAM protein: protein MDVKDRYRIDSHKLIYHPARVSAFVDAGDDWQRVKSIYPIYVEVSPIGACNHRCTFCALDYVGYKPDQLDADLLSQRLTEMGAQGVKSVHLAGEGEPLLHKRLTDIIVAGADAGIDIGITTNATIFPEHFLDEGLARVQWIKASINAGTASTYQQIHQGKPGDFERAIANLTEAVEINRKRNLGVTLGAQVVLLPENRDEIGELAEICRDRIGLDYLVVKPYSQHNFSLTQRYADIDYADYTDLGVSLAGYSNDNFQLIYRANAISKYAGPNARHYSTCYSTPMFWAYVASDGALYSCSAYLSDPRFCLGNVIENSFEEIWQGEQRRANFEMVRNTLDISACRRNCRMDEINRYLFDLANEQVPHVNFI from the coding sequence GTGGATGTGAAAGACCGCTACCGTATCGATAGTCATAAGTTGATCTATCACCCAGCGAGGGTATCGGCTTTTGTCGATGCCGGTGACGACTGGCAGCGGGTGAAGTCAATCTACCCAATCTATGTTGAGGTCTCTCCTATAGGTGCCTGCAATCACCGCTGTACCTTCTGCGCTCTCGACTATGTCGGCTATAAGCCGGATCAGCTTGATGCCGATCTACTATCACAACGTCTCACCGAGATGGGAGCCCAAGGGGTAAAAAGTGTCCATCTCGCAGGTGAGGGTGAGCCGCTCCTGCACAAAAGATTGACGGATATCATTGTCGCAGGCGCCGATGCGGGAATCGATATCGGTATTACCACCAATGCCACTATTTTCCCCGAACACTTTCTTGATGAGGGGCTTGCCCGGGTGCAGTGGATTAAGGCATCAATCAACGCCGGTACCGCCTCCACATACCAGCAGATACACCAGGGGAAGCCAGGTGATTTCGAGCGGGCAATAGCTAACTTGACTGAGGCGGTGGAGATTAATCGGAAACGGAATCTGGGGGTGACATTGGGAGCGCAGGTGGTGCTGCTGCCGGAGAATAGGGATGAAATTGGTGAATTGGCGGAGATCTGCCGTGACCGTATCGGACTAGATTACTTGGTAGTCAAACCCTATTCCCAGCACAACTTCAGCCTGACCCAGCGCTATGCCGATATCGACTATGCTGACTACACTGATCTAGGTGTTTCTCTTGCAGGGTACAGCAATGATAACTTTCAGTTGATCTATCGTGCTAATGCTATCAGCAAGTATGCCGGTCCCAATGCGAGACACTACTCCACCTGCTACTCCACACCGATGTTTTGGGCCTATGTCGCATCGGACGGGGCCTTGTATAGCTGTTCGGCCTACCTCTCCGATCCGCGTTTCTGTCTGGGCAACGTGATCGAGAACTCCTTCGAAGAGATATGGCAGGGGGAACAGCGCAGAGCCAACTTTGAGATGGTTCGTAACACCCTCGATATCAGCGCGTGTAGACGCAACTGCCGGATGGACGAGATCAACCGCTATCTTTTCGATTTGGCCAATGAGCAGGTGCCACATGTTAATTTTATTTAA
- a CDS encoding PfkB family carbohydrate kinase, translating into MSKSKVLSLTALAEAADSYRREGRTIGLCHGTFDLLHVGHIRHFQQAAEMVDVLLVTVTGDAYVNKGPDRPVFTEQLRAEHIAALGCVESVAVNQAMTGVNVLELIKPDIYIKGEEYRDEKGDVTGNIRPEEEAVERHGGELHFTGGVTFSSSQLLNCHFNTLPEEVSLFLRKLKAKLSPDDVVAALDSLKDLRVLVVGESIIDEYHYVEGQGKPGKNSIMAVRYREQERFAGGAIAVANHIAAFAGRVTLASALGEYDRHEEFIRSKLQQNIDADFYTLHGGPTLRKRRYVQESDEKLFEVYYSSDTSFGGDEEARFCRWLEAHAGAFDLVVVPDYGNGLISSSMVEKLTNHAGLLAVNTQINSANRGYHFITRYSRADFVALNEPELRMAFHDRHSDLELLARKAIQQLSASHLAVTRGSEGLLFIDQGGKALNIPALSTKVLDRIGAGDAFLSLASICIARGVKPEVSAFIGAAAAALDVQIVCNREPVSKASLAKYLTTLLK; encoded by the coding sequence ATGTCGAAGAGTAAAGTTCTTAGCCTTACAGCATTGGCGGAAGCGGCCGATAGTTACCGCAGGGAGGGGCGTACCATCGGCCTCTGTCACGGTACCTTCGATCTTCTCCATGTCGGCCATATCCGTCACTTCCAACAGGCTGCAGAAATGGTTGATGTGCTGTTGGTGACGGTGACCGGTGACGCCTATGTTAACAAAGGACCCGATCGCCCGGTTTTCACCGAGCAGTTGCGGGCAGAACATATTGCCGCACTGGGTTGCGTTGAGTCAGTAGCAGTCAACCAGGCGATGACCGGCGTCAATGTTCTTGAGCTGATCAAACCGGATATATATATCAAGGGAGAGGAGTACCGGGATGAGAAGGGAGATGTTACCGGTAACATACGTCCAGAGGAAGAAGCGGTCGAACGCCATGGAGGTGAGCTGCATTTTACCGGTGGTGTGACCTTCAGTTCCAGCCAGTTGCTCAACTGTCACTTCAATACCCTGCCTGAGGAGGTCTCCCTTTTTCTGCGTAAGCTCAAAGCAAAGCTCTCACCTGATGATGTGGTTGCCGCCCTTGACTCTCTCAAGGATCTGCGTGTACTGGTGGTGGGAGAATCGATCATCGATGAGTACCACTATGTAGAAGGTCAGGGAAAACCGGGAAAAAACAGCATTATGGCGGTTCGTTACCGGGAGCAGGAGCGGTTTGCCGGTGGTGCAATCGCCGTTGCCAACCATATAGCTGCCTTTGCCGGCCGGGTGACGCTGGCATCAGCCCTGGGTGAGTATGACCGTCATGAGGAGTTTATCCGCTCCAAGCTTCAACAGAATATCGATGCCGACTTTTATACTTTGCATGGTGGTCCAACCCTACGCAAACGCCGCTATGTACAAGAGTCGGATGAGAAGCTTTTTGAAGTCTACTACTCGTCTGATACCTCTTTTGGCGGTGATGAAGAGGCGCGTTTTTGCCGGTGGCTGGAAGCGCATGCAGGCGCTTTTGACCTAGTGGTAGTTCCCGATTATGGCAACGGCCTGATTTCAAGTTCCATGGTCGAGAAGCTGACCAACCATGCAGGCCTGCTTGCAGTTAATACTCAGATCAACAGTGCCAACCGTGGCTATCATTTTATTACCCGTTATTCACGTGCAGATTTTGTCGCCCTCAATGAACCGGAACTGCGTATGGCGTTTCATGACCGTCATAGTGATTTGGAGCTGTTGGCACGCAAGGCGATACAGCAGTTGTCAGCTTCCCATTTGGCGGTGACACGTGGCAGCGAGGGCCTGCTATTTATTGATCAGGGAGGAAAGGCATTGAATATACCGGCGCTGTCGACCAAAGTGCTGGACAGAATTGGTGCCGGCGATGCCTTTCTCTCTCTTGCCAGTATCTGTATTGCAAGGGGAGTAAAACCTGAAGTTAGTGCCTTTATCGGTGCCGCTGCGGCTGCACTCGATGTACAGATCGTCTGCAATCGGGAGCCGGTGTCGAAGGCTTCCCTGGCAAAGTACCTGACTACACTGCTGAAATGA
- a CDS encoding SDR family oxidoreductase, producing MKALVTGGAGFIGSHLVERLLADGHEVIVLDNCSTGRKENIAHLLGNDRLHFEQVDINASEKVAPLFAGVDWVFHLASLADIVPSIQQPVPYHRANVDGTVSVLEASRAAGVKRFVYAASSSCYGIPDNYPTAEDAAMRPQYPYALAKMLGEQCVMHWHQVYGLPAVSLRMFNVYGPRSRTSGTYGAVFGVFLAQKLAGEAYTVVGDGKQTRDFTFVTDVVEAFVQAAASDLSGEIMNVGSDNTYSISRLVALLGGPVVHIPKRPGEPDCTFADVTKIERLLGWRAQVSFESGVAEMLENIDYWREAPLWTVDSIEDATKDWFAYLGDK from the coding sequence ATGAAGGCATTGGTTACCGGCGGTGCCGGTTTTATCGGTAGTCACCTAGTGGAACGCTTGCTTGCCGACGGGCATGAAGTGATCGTGCTTGATAACTGCTCCACCGGCCGCAAGGAAAATATTGCCCACCTCCTGGGTAATGATCGGCTCCATTTTGAGCAAGTGGATATCAATGCGAGCGAAAAGGTAGCCCCGCTCTTTGCTGGTGTGGATTGGGTCTTTCATCTCGCTTCTCTTGCCGATATCGTACCCTCCATCCAGCAGCCGGTACCCTATCACCGAGCTAATGTTGATGGCACGGTATCCGTACTCGAAGCATCACGGGCTGCAGGTGTGAAGCGCTTTGTCTATGCCGCTTCATCCTCTTGCTACGGCATACCTGACAACTATCCCACAGCAGAGGATGCAGCGATGCGTCCTCAATATCCCTACGCCCTGGCAAAGATGCTGGGTGAGCAGTGTGTGATGCACTGGCACCAGGTGTACGGGCTGCCGGCGGTTTCACTTCGCATGTTCAATGTCTATGGGCCGCGTTCACGCACCTCGGGCACCTATGGAGCCGTGTTCGGTGTTTTCCTTGCCCAGAAGTTGGCCGGTGAGGCCTATACGGTGGTGGGGGATGGTAAGCAGACTCGTGACTTCACTTTTGTTACCGATGTGGTGGAGGCGTTTGTACAGGCGGCGGCATCTGATCTCAGTGGCGAGATCATGAATGTGGGCTCTGACAACACTTACAGCATCAGTCGCTTGGTGGCGCTGCTGGGAGGCCCGGTGGTACATATTCCCAAACGCCCCGGTGAGCCGGACTGTACCTTTGCAGATGTGACAAAGATTGAGCGCCTGCTTGGTTGGAGGGCACAAGTCAGTTTCGAATCGGGGGTGGCCGAGATGCTGGAAAATATCGACTACTGGCGGGAGGCGCCCCTGTGGACAGTGGACTCAATCGAAGATGCGACAAAAGATTGGTTTGCCTATCTTGGAGATAAATAG
- a CDS encoding transketolase C-terminal domain-containing protein, translated as MRKSALNAVHQLAQQDERVVFVGSDLGAGTLEPMREEMPERFFMEGISEQHIIGMAAGLAMEGYIPYVNTIATFLTRRCLEQIAVDLCMHNLPVRLIGNGGGVVYAPLGPTHTATEDIALMRVLPEMTVIAPCDADEIKRLMPQTLEWPGPLYIRLAKGGDEIVSQAEAGSTIGEALLMREPGRVLLLSTGIMTQRALQAAELLAAKGINTGVLHCHTVKPLDIKQLLALLSGIELLVTLEEHTLAGGFGSSVIELLSDSLQPLPPVLRMGLPDRYNGGYGSQNHLLTSAGLDAVDIARQVAQRINGDAPA; from the coding sequence ATGAGAAAAAGTGCACTCAATGCCGTCCACCAACTGGCCCAACAGGATGAGCGGGTGGTCTTTGTCGGCTCTGACCTGGGTGCCGGTACACTCGAGCCAATGCGTGAAGAGATGCCGGAGCGTTTCTTTATGGAGGGCATCTCCGAGCAGCATATTATCGGTATGGCGGCGGGGCTGGCGATGGAGGGTTATATTCCCTACGTCAATACCATTGCCACCTTTCTAACCCGCCGCTGCCTGGAGCAGATTGCGGTGGATCTCTGTATGCACAATCTGCCTGTACGCTTGATCGGCAATGGCGGGGGTGTGGTCTATGCTCCCCTGGGGCCGACCCACACGGCAACCGAAGATATAGCACTGATGCGGGTTCTGCCGGAGATGACCGTGATCGCCCCCTGTGATGCCGATGAGATAAAGCGGCTGATGCCCCAGACCCTGGAGTGGCCCGGGCCGCTCTATATCCGTTTGGCCAAGGGGGGTGATGAGATCGTCTCCCAGGCCGAGGCGGGCAGCACTATCGGTGAAGCGCTGTTGATGCGCGAGCCGGGCAGGGTGCTGCTTCTCTCCACCGGCATCATGACCCAACGCGCATTGCAGGCTGCCGAACTGCTGGCGGCCAAGGGTATCAATACCGGTGTGCTCCACTGCCACACCGTCAAGCCGCTGGATATCAAACAACTCCTTGCCCTGCTTTCCGGAATTGAACTGCTGGTCACCCTGGAGGAGCACACCCTGGCCGGAGGCTTTGGCAGCAGTGTCATCGAGCTATTAAGCGACTCGCTTCAGCCGTTGCCGCCGGTACTGCGGATGGGGCTGCCTGATCGTTACAATGGTGGCTACGGTTCACAGAATCACCTGCTTACCAGCGCCGGATTGGATGCGGTGGATATTGCCCGGCAGGTGGCACAGCGCATCAATGGAGACGCACCGGCATGA
- a CDS encoding class I SAM-dependent methyltransferase, giving the protein MAEINFLETLHSGTSRNYLERVCEHDKAACAVVAKKWGEAYWDGDRRYGYGGYHYDGRWRSMAEAMAEHYQLKAGDRVLDVGCGKAFLLYELTQVVPGLEVMGVDISDYALANAKHEMRPFLKKADAVALPFTDNSFDLIYSLTTLHNLYNFQLHQALSEIERVSRRNSYVCIESYRNEREKANLLYWQLTCEAFFTPKEWEWFFGISGYNGDWGYIFFE; this is encoded by the coding sequence ATGGCTGAAATCAACTTTCTTGAAACCCTCCACAGCGGCACCTCCCGCAACTACCTGGAGCGGGTGTGTGAACATGATAAGGCGGCTTGTGCAGTAGTCGCCAAAAAATGGGGTGAGGCTTATTGGGATGGAGACCGCCGTTACGGCTATGGCGGTTACCATTACGATGGCCGCTGGCGTTCCATGGCAGAGGCGATGGCGGAACACTATCAACTGAAGGCTGGCGACAGGGTGCTGGATGTGGGTTGTGGCAAAGCTTTCCTCCTCTATGAACTGACACAGGTTGTGCCGGGTCTGGAGGTGATGGGGGTTGATATTTCCGACTATGCTCTGGCGAATGCCAAACATGAGATGCGCCCCTTTCTAAAGAAGGCCGATGCTGTTGCCTTGCCCTTTACCGATAACAGCTTTGATCTGATCTACTCCTTGACCACCCTTCATAACCTCTACAATTTTCAACTCCACCAGGCCCTCAGTGAGATCGAAAGGGTGAGTCGGCGTAACAGTTACGTCTGTATCGAGTCCTATCGTAATGAACGAGAGAAGGCCAATCTCCTCTACTGGCAACTCACCTGTGAGGCTTTTTTTACTCCGAAGGAGTGGGAGTGGTTTTTTGGTATCTCAGGCTATAACGGTGACTGGGGCTATATCTTTTTTGAGTGA